One window from the genome of Coturnix japonica isolate 7356 chromosome 21, Coturnix japonica 2.1, whole genome shotgun sequence encodes:
- the NPHP4 gene encoding nephrocystin-4 isoform X2, translating to MTPKGDMAEWERLFARSRAVPAHAQRRHGEPEHSVPFRCVLKCLEGSVVMQRSPAELQLRLSLFDVAHRHFFGHTWHSSTRTPSSPPGQPPRVLFNEAVYFHTSLSYPSITAVVEVVAVTPTPEGLSRDVSCGFGLIPLFDSRREPSDLAAKGRALKLYHGTPRALLHPLLQDPLEKNKYMTVMESSHLQYSLKPHLPLEKVFHLLPENLLVSGLQKIPGLLPAQGDTGDAFLKPRLMGTAPCYLDQLCIRLHPSLKEFEEELLEQLSSDRLLKDVGSTLCVQERRLHVGVHNGLRFVQPPQVAMLQPASEVAKGQSTSPTDSAAKQALLLRSRLQLSEMVAHPAFGVCFQLEYVICAMAKAAAGSALGPAAAMHTVRWALWSPFLGATSSPVLLPLRGGAHPSPGQTMVYRNPADSESSQEVKRIASGSVQFHVSSDAERRVTPADISSKAGKELEEPPTPSLSLRSQLHPATSTQGPGLSLSQLLASPQGRDGRVVPRSRSAPAPRSRSTQKDGHTEHTAAITHLEADLGSGSPHVDASSGGHLWVLPFAPLQPPITAVGLPAGSTALSRAMLMLLHSTGFPEILDGNKKPVRVTEPLEPACYSPQLEEVDALQSNEIILQFLALSRAPQEAMEGTWPRTVFITFQFYRFPPVTTPRLQLVDVDGERAAGSAAPAQVLLQLNKDGTPSTGAPGLQLRFAVDSTFLRPGEQRVFMHYLAEHSLQMDVWDGDSLLLVGSAAVKLKPLLRQGRPAVRTLHELEVGTTVYEQDAAAGRDVLRPLGVRVAVRGRLHLCLANIGHHCGETPVSPGCPSLPHTHIVPSPGSGHELTLHSDVRVSRPRRLAEVDPELAAILWRHQLEQIPERLCESHEATAIQQHEPQCLAVEQQQDGAICRIPQYMGSIEQHMKYLQIVSAYRERVKHRYITQVLRQAMTTTYTLYATLGTAEFFEFVLKNPYNVQQTVTVEVDHPELSVILDPREWRHFKELTHTATPLEEDMFHLRDDLKPQVYLRPEETVHIPFRYQTFSAEPVVAALLGPVGLSKEENAGRMQEESRAVQMKTIQVAFSVSEGKPIALLQVKVEPRPHVVDQTFRFYHPELTFLKKAIRLPPWHTLPGALVGIRGGEPEVHVRCSDPNVICETKNMGPGEPQDVFLKVAGGPSPQIKTFFVAIYTDPWLAKPQRIWQVYLHSLQRLDVSCTAGQLSRLAVPLRGTRTLRRVKAFCSHPHELKVDPADAFFLPSNGLVDLFVGVRPLRAGSRFFYLNLVDVECHQLVSSWLLCITCRQPLISKAFEITIPAGSGKGSNKRITYTNPYPTHRLYFLVTSRPDLLQFKEDSFQVAGEEVYTIGLRFAPSQSVGEEEILIYINDHEDKNEETFCVKVIYY from the exons atgaCCCCAAAGGGTGACATGGCCGAGTGGGAGCGGCTGTTTGCACGGAGCCGGGCCGTCCCAGCTCATGCCCAGCGCAGACACGGCGAGCCGGAGCACTCGGTGCCTTTCCGGTGCGTCCTGAAGTGCCTCGAGGGCTCCGTTGTCATGCAG CGCTccccagctgagctgcagctccgACTGTCCCTCTTCGATGTCGCCCACCGCCACTTCTTTGGCCACAcgtggcacagcagcacccggacccccagcagccccccagGGCAGCCCCCTCGTGTGCTCTTCAATGAG GCTGTGTACTTCCACACCTCGCTCAGCTACCCCAGCATCACGGCCGTGGTGGAGGTGGTGGCTGTGACTCCTACCCCAGAAGGGCTCTCACGGGACGTGTCGTGTGGCTTCGGGCTCATCCCACTGTTCGACAGCAGGCGGGAGCCCTCAGACCTGGCTGCCAAGGGCAGAGC GCTCAAGCTGTACCACGGGACACCACGTGCCTTACTGCACCCGCTCCTCCAGGACCCTCTAGAAA AGAATAAATACATGACTGTAATGGAGAGCAGCCATCTGCAGTACAGCCTGAAGCCCCACCTGCCTCTGGAAAAGGTATTTCACCTCCTTCCTGAGAACCTCCTGGTATCTGGCCTGCAGAAGATCCCcgggctgctgcctgcacaagGGGACACAG GTGATGCCTTCCTGAAGCCACGGCTCATGGGGACGGCCCCCTGCTACCTGGACCAGCTCTGCATCCGCCTGCACCCTTCTCTGAAGGAGTTtgaggaagagctgctggagcagctgagcagcgACCGCTTGCTGAAG GATGTTGGCAGCACGCTGTGCGTGCAGGAGCGGCGGCTGCATGTTGGTGTGCACAATGGGCTGCGCTTTGTCCAGCCCCCGCAGGTGGCCATGCTGCAGCCAGCATCTGAAGTGGCCAAGGGACAAAGCACCAGCCCCACGGACAG CGCTGCaaagcaggcactgctgctgcgGAGCCGCCTGCAGCTGAGTGAGATGGTTGCCCACCCGGCCTTCGGGGTCTGCTTCCAGCTGGAGTATGTCATCTGTGCTATGGCCAAG gctgcagctggcagtgcGTTGggcccagcagctgccatgcACACGGTGCGCTGGGCGCTTTGGAGCCCCTTCCTGGGTGCCACCTCgtccccagtgctgctgcccctACGTGGTGGTGCCCATCCCAGCCCCGGCCAGACCATGGTGTACAGAAACCCTGCAGACAGCGAGAGCTCCCAGGAG GTGAAGCGCATCGCGTCGGGTTCTGTCCAATTCCACGTTTCCAGCGATGCAGAACGTCGTGTAACTCCTGCAGACATCTCGAGTaaagctgggaaggagctggaggagcctCCTACGCCGTCACTGA GTCTGCGCTCTCAACTGCACCCGGCGACCTCCACACAGGGACCAGGG CTGTCCCTCTCCCAGCTGTTGGCCTCACCGCAGGGCAGGGATGGGCGCGTGGTGCCACGTAGCCGCAGTGCCCCAGCGCCCCGGTCCCGCAGCACACAGAAGGATGGCCACACCGAGCACACTGCTGCCATCACACACCTGGAGGCTGACCTGGGCTCGGGCTCCCCACACGTGGATGCCTCCAGTGGTGGGCACCTGTGGGTCCTGCCCTTTGCACCATTGCAGCCACCCAtcacagctgtggggctgcctgctgggag cactgcactCAGCCGTGCCATGTTGATGCTCCTGCACAGCACCGGCTTCCCAGAGATCCTGGATGGCAACAAGAAGCCTGTGCGAGTCACAGAGCCACTGGAGCCTGCGTGTTACAGTCCTCAGCTGGAGGAAGTGGATGCTCTGCAGAGCAATGAAATAATCCTGCAGTTCCTTGCATTGAGCAG GGCTCCTCAGGAGGCGATGGAAGGGACATGGCCCAGGACAGTGTTCATTACCTTCCAGTTCTACCGCTTCCCACCGGTCACCACCCCGCGGCTGCAGCTGGTCGATGTGGATGGCGAGAGGGCAGCTGGGTCTGCTGCACCAGCACaagtgctgctccagctgaaCAAGGATGGGACCCCGAGCACTG gagccccagggctgcagctgaggtTTGCGGTGGACTCCACCTTCCTGAGGCCTGGGGAGCAGCGTGTCTTCATGCACTACctggctgagcacagcctgcagatGGACGTCTGGGATGGGGACTCACTGCTGCTGGTCGGCTCTGCTGCTGTTAAGCTGAAG CCCCTGCTGCGCCAGGGCCGGCCGGCTGTCAGGACTCTGCATGAGCTGGAGGTTGGCACCACTGTATATGAGCAggatgcagcagcaggcagggatgtGCTGCGACCCCTGGGTGTCCGTGTGGCCGTGCGGGGCCGCCTGCACCTCTGCCTGGCCAACATTG GTCACCACTGTGGGGAGACCCCCGTGAGCCCTGGCTGCCCATCACTGCCCCACACCCACATTGTGCCCTCTCCAGGCAGTGGCCATGAGCTGACCCTGCATTCTG atGTCAGGGTATCTCGGCCCCGTAGGCTGGCTGAGGTGGATCCTGAGCTGGCTGCCATTCTGTGGAGGCACCAGCTGGAGCAGATCCCAGAACGCTTGTGTGAGTCTCATGAAGCCACAGCCATCCAGCAGCACGAGCCGCAGTGCTTGGCggtggagcagcagcaggatggtgcTATCTGCAGGATCCCACAATACATG GGCTCCATTGAGCAGCACATGAAGTACCTGCAGATCGTCAGTGCCTACCGGGAGCGCGTCAAGCACCGGTATATCACCCAAGTGCTCAGACAGGCCATGACCACCACCTACACTTTGTATGCCACGCTGGGGACGGCTGAATTCTTTGAGTTTGTCCTGAAGAACCCCTACAACGTCCAGCAAACGGTGACGGTTGAGGTTGATCACCCCGAGCTCAG TGTCATACTGGACCCGAGGGAATGGCGGCACTTCAAGGAGCTGACCCACACAGCCACCCCGCTGGAGGAGGACATGTTCCACCTGCGGGATGACCTCAAGCCTCAGGTCTACCTGCGCCCCGAGGAGACCGTGCACATTCCCTTCCGATACCAGACGTTCTCTGCAGAGCCAGTTGTTGCAGCATTGCTG GGGCCAGTGGGGCTGAGCAAGGAAGAGAATGCAGGGAGGATGCAGGAGGAGTCAAGGGCTGTGCAGATGAAGACCATCCAG GTGGCTTTCTCTGTGAGTGAGGGCAAACCCATTGCGCTGCTGCAGGTGAAGGTTGAGCCCCGGCCCCACGTGGTGGATCAGACCTTCCGCTTCTACCACCCCGAGCTGACCTTCCTGAAGAAGGCCATCCGCCTGCCTCCATGGCACACGCTCCCAG GAGCTCTGGTGGGGATACGGGGTGGTGAGCCTGAGGTCCATGTCCGCTGCAGTGACCCCAACGTGATCTGTGAAACCAAAAACATG GGTCCTGGGGAACCACAGGACGTCTTCTTAAAAGTAGCTGGAGGACCGAGCCCACagatcaaaacattttttgttgctatttatAC ggaTCCCTGGCTGGCCAAACCGCAGCGCATCTGGCAGGTCTACCTGCATTCCCTGCAGCGTTTGGATgtcagctgcactgcagggcagctctCCCGCCTGGCCGTCCCGCTGCGCGGCACCCGCACCCTGCGCAGGGTGAAGGCGttctgctcccatccccatgAACTGAAG gTGGACCCAGCAGATGCGTTCTTCCTGCCCTCCAATGGCCTCGTGGATCTGTTTGTGGGTGTGAGGCCGCTCCGGGCTGGCAGCAGATTCTTCTACCTCAACCTGGTGGATGTGGAGTGCCACCAGCTGGTgtcctcctggctgctctgcatcACCTGCCGGCAGCCTCTCATTTCCAAG GCCTTTGAGATCACCATCCCTGCGGGCAGTGGGAAGGGCTCCAACAAGCGCATCACCTACACCAATCCCTACCCCACACACAGGCTGTACTTTCTGGTCACCAGCCGGCCTGATTTGCTGCAGTTCAAGGAGGACTCCTTTCAG gttgCTGGTGAGGAGGTGTACACCATCGGGCTGCGCTTTGCTCCAAGTCAGAGCGTGGGTGAGGAGGAGATCCTGATCTACATCAATGACCACGAGGACAAGAACGAGGAGACCTTCTGTGTGAAGGTCATCTACTATTGA
- the NPHP4 gene encoding nephrocystin-4 isoform X1, with product MTPKGDMAEWERLFARSRAVPAHAQRRHGEPEHSVPFRCVLKCLEGSVVMQRSPAELQLRLSLFDVAHRHFFGHTWHSSTRTPSSPPGQPPRVLFNEAVYFHTSLSYPSITAVVEVVAVTPTPEGLSRDVSCGFGLIPLFDSRREPSDLAAKGRALKLYHGTPRALLHPLLQDPLEKNKYMTVMESSHLQYSLKPHLPLEKVFHLLPENLLVSGLQKIPGLLPAQGDTGDAFLKPRLMGTAPCYLDQLCIRLHPSLKEFEEELLEQLSSDRLLKQDVGSTLCVQERRLHVGVHNGLRFVQPPQVAMLQPASEVAKGQSTSPTDSAAKQALLLRSRLQLSEMVAHPAFGVCFQLEYVICAMAKAAAGSALGPAAAMHTVRWALWSPFLGATSSPVLLPLRGGAHPSPGQTMVYRNPADSESSQEVKRIASGSVQFHVSSDAERRVTPADISSKAGKELEEPPTPSLSLRSQLHPATSTQGPGLSLSQLLASPQGRDGRVVPRSRSAPAPRSRSTQKDGHTEHTAAITHLEADLGSGSPHVDASSGGHLWVLPFAPLQPPITAVGLPAGSTALSRAMLMLLHSTGFPEILDGNKKPVRVTEPLEPACYSPQLEEVDALQSNEIILQFLALSRAPQEAMEGTWPRTVFITFQFYRFPPVTTPRLQLVDVDGERAAGSAAPAQVLLQLNKDGTPSTGAPGLQLRFAVDSTFLRPGEQRVFMHYLAEHSLQMDVWDGDSLLLVGSAAVKLKPLLRQGRPAVRTLHELEVGTTVYEQDAAAGRDVLRPLGVRVAVRGRLHLCLANIGHHCGETPVSPGCPSLPHTHIVPSPGSGHELTLHSDVRVSRPRRLAEVDPELAAILWRHQLEQIPERLCESHEATAIQQHEPQCLAVEQQQDGAICRIPQYMGSIEQHMKYLQIVSAYRERVKHRYITQVLRQAMTTTYTLYATLGTAEFFEFVLKNPYNVQQTVTVEVDHPELSVILDPREWRHFKELTHTATPLEEDMFHLRDDLKPQVYLRPEETVHIPFRYQTFSAEPVVAALLGPVGLSKEENAGRMQEESRAVQMKTIQVAFSVSEGKPIALLQVKVEPRPHVVDQTFRFYHPELTFLKKAIRLPPWHTLPGALVGIRGGEPEVHVRCSDPNVICETKNMGPGEPQDVFLKVAGGPSPQIKTFFVAIYTDPWLAKPQRIWQVYLHSLQRLDVSCTAGQLSRLAVPLRGTRTLRRVKAFCSHPHELKVDPADAFFLPSNGLVDLFVGVRPLRAGSRFFYLNLVDVECHQLVSSWLLCITCRQPLISKAFEITIPAGSGKGSNKRITYTNPYPTHRLYFLVTSRPDLLQFKEDSFQVAGEEVYTIGLRFAPSQSVGEEEILIYINDHEDKNEETFCVKVIYY from the exons atgaCCCCAAAGGGTGACATGGCCGAGTGGGAGCGGCTGTTTGCACGGAGCCGGGCCGTCCCAGCTCATGCCCAGCGCAGACACGGCGAGCCGGAGCACTCGGTGCCTTTCCGGTGCGTCCTGAAGTGCCTCGAGGGCTCCGTTGTCATGCAG CGCTccccagctgagctgcagctccgACTGTCCCTCTTCGATGTCGCCCACCGCCACTTCTTTGGCCACAcgtggcacagcagcacccggacccccagcagccccccagGGCAGCCCCCTCGTGTGCTCTTCAATGAG GCTGTGTACTTCCACACCTCGCTCAGCTACCCCAGCATCACGGCCGTGGTGGAGGTGGTGGCTGTGACTCCTACCCCAGAAGGGCTCTCACGGGACGTGTCGTGTGGCTTCGGGCTCATCCCACTGTTCGACAGCAGGCGGGAGCCCTCAGACCTGGCTGCCAAGGGCAGAGC GCTCAAGCTGTACCACGGGACACCACGTGCCTTACTGCACCCGCTCCTCCAGGACCCTCTAGAAA AGAATAAATACATGACTGTAATGGAGAGCAGCCATCTGCAGTACAGCCTGAAGCCCCACCTGCCTCTGGAAAAGGTATTTCACCTCCTTCCTGAGAACCTCCTGGTATCTGGCCTGCAGAAGATCCCcgggctgctgcctgcacaagGGGACACAG GTGATGCCTTCCTGAAGCCACGGCTCATGGGGACGGCCCCCTGCTACCTGGACCAGCTCTGCATCCGCCTGCACCCTTCTCTGAAGGAGTTtgaggaagagctgctggagcagctgagcagcgACCGCTTGCTGAAG CAGGATGTTGGCAGCACGCTGTGCGTGCAGGAGCGGCGGCTGCATGTTGGTGTGCACAATGGGCTGCGCTTTGTCCAGCCCCCGCAGGTGGCCATGCTGCAGCCAGCATCTGAAGTGGCCAAGGGACAAAGCACCAGCCCCACGGACAG CGCTGCaaagcaggcactgctgctgcgGAGCCGCCTGCAGCTGAGTGAGATGGTTGCCCACCCGGCCTTCGGGGTCTGCTTCCAGCTGGAGTATGTCATCTGTGCTATGGCCAAG gctgcagctggcagtgcGTTGggcccagcagctgccatgcACACGGTGCGCTGGGCGCTTTGGAGCCCCTTCCTGGGTGCCACCTCgtccccagtgctgctgcccctACGTGGTGGTGCCCATCCCAGCCCCGGCCAGACCATGGTGTACAGAAACCCTGCAGACAGCGAGAGCTCCCAGGAG GTGAAGCGCATCGCGTCGGGTTCTGTCCAATTCCACGTTTCCAGCGATGCAGAACGTCGTGTAACTCCTGCAGACATCTCGAGTaaagctgggaaggagctggaggagcctCCTACGCCGTCACTGA GTCTGCGCTCTCAACTGCACCCGGCGACCTCCACACAGGGACCAGGG CTGTCCCTCTCCCAGCTGTTGGCCTCACCGCAGGGCAGGGATGGGCGCGTGGTGCCACGTAGCCGCAGTGCCCCAGCGCCCCGGTCCCGCAGCACACAGAAGGATGGCCACACCGAGCACACTGCTGCCATCACACACCTGGAGGCTGACCTGGGCTCGGGCTCCCCACACGTGGATGCCTCCAGTGGTGGGCACCTGTGGGTCCTGCCCTTTGCACCATTGCAGCCACCCAtcacagctgtggggctgcctgctgggag cactgcactCAGCCGTGCCATGTTGATGCTCCTGCACAGCACCGGCTTCCCAGAGATCCTGGATGGCAACAAGAAGCCTGTGCGAGTCACAGAGCCACTGGAGCCTGCGTGTTACAGTCCTCAGCTGGAGGAAGTGGATGCTCTGCAGAGCAATGAAATAATCCTGCAGTTCCTTGCATTGAGCAG GGCTCCTCAGGAGGCGATGGAAGGGACATGGCCCAGGACAGTGTTCATTACCTTCCAGTTCTACCGCTTCCCACCGGTCACCACCCCGCGGCTGCAGCTGGTCGATGTGGATGGCGAGAGGGCAGCTGGGTCTGCTGCACCAGCACaagtgctgctccagctgaaCAAGGATGGGACCCCGAGCACTG gagccccagggctgcagctgaggtTTGCGGTGGACTCCACCTTCCTGAGGCCTGGGGAGCAGCGTGTCTTCATGCACTACctggctgagcacagcctgcagatGGACGTCTGGGATGGGGACTCACTGCTGCTGGTCGGCTCTGCTGCTGTTAAGCTGAAG CCCCTGCTGCGCCAGGGCCGGCCGGCTGTCAGGACTCTGCATGAGCTGGAGGTTGGCACCACTGTATATGAGCAggatgcagcagcaggcagggatgtGCTGCGACCCCTGGGTGTCCGTGTGGCCGTGCGGGGCCGCCTGCACCTCTGCCTGGCCAACATTG GTCACCACTGTGGGGAGACCCCCGTGAGCCCTGGCTGCCCATCACTGCCCCACACCCACATTGTGCCCTCTCCAGGCAGTGGCCATGAGCTGACCCTGCATTCTG atGTCAGGGTATCTCGGCCCCGTAGGCTGGCTGAGGTGGATCCTGAGCTGGCTGCCATTCTGTGGAGGCACCAGCTGGAGCAGATCCCAGAACGCTTGTGTGAGTCTCATGAAGCCACAGCCATCCAGCAGCACGAGCCGCAGTGCTTGGCggtggagcagcagcaggatggtgcTATCTGCAGGATCCCACAATACATG GGCTCCATTGAGCAGCACATGAAGTACCTGCAGATCGTCAGTGCCTACCGGGAGCGCGTCAAGCACCGGTATATCACCCAAGTGCTCAGACAGGCCATGACCACCACCTACACTTTGTATGCCACGCTGGGGACGGCTGAATTCTTTGAGTTTGTCCTGAAGAACCCCTACAACGTCCAGCAAACGGTGACGGTTGAGGTTGATCACCCCGAGCTCAG TGTCATACTGGACCCGAGGGAATGGCGGCACTTCAAGGAGCTGACCCACACAGCCACCCCGCTGGAGGAGGACATGTTCCACCTGCGGGATGACCTCAAGCCTCAGGTCTACCTGCGCCCCGAGGAGACCGTGCACATTCCCTTCCGATACCAGACGTTCTCTGCAGAGCCAGTTGTTGCAGCATTGCTG GGGCCAGTGGGGCTGAGCAAGGAAGAGAATGCAGGGAGGATGCAGGAGGAGTCAAGGGCTGTGCAGATGAAGACCATCCAG GTGGCTTTCTCTGTGAGTGAGGGCAAACCCATTGCGCTGCTGCAGGTGAAGGTTGAGCCCCGGCCCCACGTGGTGGATCAGACCTTCCGCTTCTACCACCCCGAGCTGACCTTCCTGAAGAAGGCCATCCGCCTGCCTCCATGGCACACGCTCCCAG GAGCTCTGGTGGGGATACGGGGTGGTGAGCCTGAGGTCCATGTCCGCTGCAGTGACCCCAACGTGATCTGTGAAACCAAAAACATG GGTCCTGGGGAACCACAGGACGTCTTCTTAAAAGTAGCTGGAGGACCGAGCCCACagatcaaaacattttttgttgctatttatAC ggaTCCCTGGCTGGCCAAACCGCAGCGCATCTGGCAGGTCTACCTGCATTCCCTGCAGCGTTTGGATgtcagctgcactgcagggcagctctCCCGCCTGGCCGTCCCGCTGCGCGGCACCCGCACCCTGCGCAGGGTGAAGGCGttctgctcccatccccatgAACTGAAG gTGGACCCAGCAGATGCGTTCTTCCTGCCCTCCAATGGCCTCGTGGATCTGTTTGTGGGTGTGAGGCCGCTCCGGGCTGGCAGCAGATTCTTCTACCTCAACCTGGTGGATGTGGAGTGCCACCAGCTGGTgtcctcctggctgctctgcatcACCTGCCGGCAGCCTCTCATTTCCAAG GCCTTTGAGATCACCATCCCTGCGGGCAGTGGGAAGGGCTCCAACAAGCGCATCACCTACACCAATCCCTACCCCACACACAGGCTGTACTTTCTGGTCACCAGCCGGCCTGATTTGCTGCAGTTCAAGGAGGACTCCTTTCAG gttgCTGGTGAGGAGGTGTACACCATCGGGCTGCGCTTTGCTCCAAGTCAGAGCGTGGGTGAGGAGGAGATCCTGATCTACATCAATGACCACGAGGACAAGAACGAGGAGACCTTCTGTGTGAAGGTCATCTACTATTGA